In Trichomycterus rosablanca isolate fTriRos1 chromosome 25, fTriRos1.hap1, whole genome shotgun sequence, the sequence ATTAAAAaggattttattaggattttgttgGCAAGGGTACCCGGAGGTCCATGCCAGTCTAAAACATTTCTGCCATGTCAACAACTGATAAGAACACTGAAggatcctaacattacacaaatCCAATAAGtggaatatatttatttatcattttaacaTCAGTATATCAGGGGATATTTTGAGCATTTTcgggtgtgtgggggggggggtcagtaTACAGTTTACAAACACTTAAAAAACTGCTGATTATTAGCGCGCACAACCGGGTTCGCTGGTTCATTTCGGTCAACAGATCAGCGGCTCAGCGGCTCCTTCTTCACACCTTCTATCCACTCCACGTAATTGGCCACTTTGGTGTAGATGCCCAGTTTGTCCAAGTGTCCGCAGCCTTCGCCCCAGGACACCAGGCCGACCAGGAACCACGTGTTGCGGTAGAGCGTCATCATGGGCCCGCCGCTGTCGCCCTTGCAGGCGTCCTTCACGCTCCCGATGGACCCGGCGCACAGCACGTTCTGCGTCAGGTTGTTGACCATGTGACGGGCGCACTCCGAGTGCTCTACCAGCGGTATGTTGATGTGCTTGAGGTCCGAGCTGTACGGCTTTGGCCCCTCCCTCTCCATGCCCCAGCCCGTCACCACCGTCATGGTGCCGTTCAGGTGGAGCACGCGATCCGCCAGCTCGCGGCTCGGCAGGCACGCCGGGACGATGTACATGCTTAACTTCACCGGCGTGGCCAGGCGCAGCAGGGCTATGTCGTTATCCACTGTCACGCTGTCGTAGTTCGGGTGGGAGACGATACGTGACACAGAAATGGTCATCTCGGATCCCTCGATTATAAACCGCTTGTAGTCACCTACGAAGAAGAGTGAAGAGTCATTTAGTATTTCTGATATTGTGTAAGGTAATTTGGAGACGATTGTGGTGAAGTACATTGTttactgttgttcctgctgctttcaggacATCCTGCAAGTCTTTTTAAATAAgtcaaaatacactatatggacaaaagtattggaacacctcttctaatttttaaattcatgtgtttcggccacgacaattactgacaggtgtaataaatcaattatttaaaggaaatatatgcttctaactttgcagcaacagtttagggaaggtcctttcctgtttcagaatGACTGTAGCTCTATATAGAGCTCAGTTTaaataaactccagtggccagcacagagccctgacctcatcctcactcaacagcttcagaatgaactggaacatcaaatgactggacgggcacaaattcccacgcacagacatacttcaaagtttaGTGAGAAGCTTTTTAGACAAGCGGCTGTCATTCTAGCTGAGAAGATCATATAAAGGTCGCATTGATTTTGAAGCGggatgtctgacaagctcatggtcaaatacttttggccatatagtgtactttatATAAATTGTGCATCATGTTTAAAATTAATCAAAGGTCACTGAACCGAGTCTGACGCTGAAGCGGGAATAAGCTTCGAGGCAGTGAGCAGCGGTGAGGACCCAGTTTTCAGCGATCAGCACCCCGCCACAGTGGAAATCTCCTCTGGGGTTCAATATGAgagcctaaacacacacacacacacacacacatttcaggaCATAAAGCCACACCTGTTATTAAACTGACTCAATCTGAGCAGCTCTTTAAACACATAAAACCTATCACGTCTTCATCAATGTAATCAAGTCACCTTAAaggttctacaggaacactacgcTTCGGGATGCAACTACAAATCCAAAAATCATACCTGCCAGGGACTCTCTCCCCGTTTGCCCACTTCCCCCCCGATGAGCCAGGGCGTCAGACTTGTTTGTGACAGAGGCTTGTTTTTGTAGGATGACTTGGCAATTAAGATCTGTCCACAGGACTGTTGATCTGAAAATCAGAGACACGGTTCGACCTACAATCCCCACAGTCAGGTTCAAAATTACCGGCACTGtacacactacatggacaaaagtatctgtacacctgaattcaattctAACTACTGAATTCAAGAGTTTTACTCAATATCTGCTTCCGACtttgctgcaacagtttagggaagtccctttagtgacctgcacagagccctgaccacatCCCCACTGAACAACATCACTTAAGGCTTTCTGAATGACATACAAATTGACTGAATggaaacaaattcccacagacatacttcaaatcttgtgagaagccttctcatagctcagtggttaagttgCTCACTAGTACTAGTGattagaaggttgcaggttcaagccttacTACTgtcaatttgccactgttgggcccctgagcaaggcccttgctCAAGTTGTATACAGAATTGAAGGAACTCTAAgtcacttcggataaaagcatcaACTGAAACTGTAAATGTTTTGGAAATGAGGTGTCcgacaaactcatggtcaggtgtccaaatacttttggcaatatagtgtagtttaaacatttattttcagGACAAAATTGTagttaattatttttaacaccGTGTCACAGTTATTATTTACCACCCTCACATTATTTGTTCACGCTGTATAAAGTCATGATGAGAGATCTGAGAACGTGTGTAACAATGACCTTCaggacataaataaaatatataaaatatataatgtgAATAACGGGACGGTTTGTCCGTACTTATGGGCGCACACTCTAGGCCGTTCTCCTGCTGTCTGTATCCGTTGACGCAGGTGCAGTAACGTCCTGTCTTGTCCTTTTTCTCGAAGCAGTCATGATCACAGCCACCGTTGTCCAGCGAGCAGTTGAAGTGTGTGCTACCTGAGGGTCAGATCGGTGTCCGAATACACAAGAACACAAGAACGTGTCATTTAGCCACTTCAGCCATTCAGCTAAATTGTTTA encodes:
- the proca gene encoding vitamin K-dependent protein C isoform X1, whose product is MARTSLLCAAVIFLWAASAVSVSVFYSSPKAHALLRSRRANSFLEEIKPPSLERECMEELCDFEEAREIHQSREATLEFWTVYADGNQCLPNACQNGFCVDQFQSYMCQCNHGFEGKHCHIRSTHFNCSLDNGGCDHDCFEKKDKTGRYCTCVNGYRQQENGLECAPINQQSCGQILIAKSSYKNKPLSQTSLTPWLIGGEVGKRGESPWQALILNPRGDFHCGGVLIAENWVLTAAHCLEAYSRFSVRLGDYKRFIIEGSEMTISVSRIVSHPNYDSVTVDNDIALLRLATPVKLSMYIVPACLPSRELADRVLHLNGTMTVVTGWGMEREGPKPYSSDLKHINIPLVEHSECARHMVNNLTQNVLCAGSIGSVKDACKGDSGGPMMTLYRNTWFLVGLVSWGEGCGHLDKLGIYTKVANYVEWIEGVKKEPLSR
- the proca gene encoding vitamin K-dependent protein C isoform X2; protein product: MARTSLLCAAVIFLWAASAVSVSVFYSSPKAHALLRSRRANSFLEEIKPPSLERECMEELCDFEEAREIHQSREATLEFWTVYADGNQCLPNACQNGFCVDQFQSYMCQCNHGFEGKHCHIRSTHFNCSLDNGGCDHDCFEKKDKTGRYCTCVNGYRQQENGLECAPISDYKRFIIEGSEMTISVSRIVSHPNYDSVTVDNDIALLRLATPVKLSMYIVPACLPSRELADRVLHLNGTMTVVTGWGMEREGPKPYSSDLKHINIPLVEHSECARHMVNNLTQNVLCAGSIGSVKDACKGDSGGPMMTLYRNTWFLVGLVSWGEGCGHLDKLGIYTKVANYVEWIEGVKKEPLSR